A genomic segment from Spinacia oleracea cultivar Varoflay chromosome 3, BTI_SOV_V1, whole genome shotgun sequence encodes:
- the LOC110791763 gene encoding protein DETOXIFICATION 27 codes for MSKHNIPNKFEDQKVPLLKNHHNNHFHNDNDDDDDEHNNNNSLVKRVRVESKKLWHIVGPSIVARIASYTMLVATQAFAGHLGDLELAAMSIGCNVIVGLDYGLMLGMASALETLCGQAYGAKKYHMLGVYMQRSWIVLFVCCILLLPLYIFATPLLKLLGQPDDVSEMAGVVALWMLPLHFSFAFQFPLQRFLQCQLKANVVAWVSVVALAVHLFVSWLFVSVFKCGIMGVAATQNFGWWVVVFGLYGYTAFGGCPLTWTGFSMEAFSGLWEFVKLSTASGVMLCLENWYYRVLILMTGNLENAEIALDALSICMSINGWEMMIPMAFFAGAGVRVSNELGAGNGKGAKFATTVAVLTSVGIGLFFWLLVLIFHEKIAFIFSTSPPVIEEVKKLSVLLAFTILLNSVQPVLSGVAVGSGWQSTVAYINIGCYYLLGAPLGYLMGWTFDQGVMGVWAGMIFGGTAVQTLILAIITMRCDWDKEANKATIHVEKWAEGI; via the exons ATGTCTAAACACAACATCCCAAACAAATTTGAAGACCAAAAAGTTCCCCTTTTGAAAAACCACCATAATAATCATTTtcataatgataatgatgatgatgatgatgaacacaacaacaataatagtcTTGTAAAACGGGTACGGGTCGAATCCAAGAAGTTATGGCACATCGTCGGCCCGTCGATCGTGGCCCGTATTGCTTCATACACTATGTTGGTTGCTACTCAAGCCTTCGCCGGCCACCTTGGTGACCTTGAGCTTGCGGCTATGTCTATTGGTTGCAATGTCATCGTTGGCCTCGATTACGGTCTCATG TTGGGAATGGCAAGTGCTTTGGAGACACTATGTGGACAAGCGTATGGTGCAAAGAAATACCACATGTTGGGCGTATACATGCAAAGGTCATGGATTGTGTTATTCGTGTGTTGCATCCTTTTGTTACCCTTGTACATATTTGCAACACCTTTGTTAAAGCTATTAGGCCAACCGGACGACGTGTCCGAGATGGCCGGAGTGGTGGCGTTATGGATGTTACCACTTCATTTTAGCTTTGCCTTTCAATTTCCGCTCCAAAGGTTTCTGCAGTGCCAGCTTAAGGCCAACGTCGTGGCGTGGGTCTCAGTGGTCGCATTGGCGGTACATTTGTTCGTGTCCTGGTTATTTGTGTCCGTGTTCAAGTGTGGCATTATGGGTGTCGCCGCCACCCAGAACTTTGGGTGGTGGGTGGTGGTGTTTGGGTTGTATGGTTACACTGCTTTTGGTGGGTGCCCCCTTACTTGGACTGGTTTCTCTATGGAGGCCTTCTCTGGCCTTTGGGAGTTCGTCAAGCTATCCACCGCTTCCGGCGTCATGCTTTG TTTGGAAAACTGGTACTACAGAGTATTGATATTGATGACTGGAAATCTGGAAAATGCTGAGATAGCTCTTGATGCGTTATCCATatg TATGAGCATCAACGGATGGGAGATGATGATTCCTATGGCATTCTTTGCTGGTGCTGG AGTAAGGGTATCAAATGAGCTAGGAGCAGGGAATGGAAAAGGAGCTAAATTTGCAACGACGGTAGCAGTTCTGACGTCCGTTGGAATTGGGCTTTTCTTTTGGTTGCTAGTTTTGATTTTTCACGAAaagattgcttttattttctcaacCAGTCCACCCGTTATCGAAGAGGTTAAGAAACTCTCCGTCCTCTTGGCATTCACCATCCTCCTCAACAGTGTCCAACCCGTCCTCTCCG GTGTTGCGGTAGGATCGGGGTGGCAAAGCACGGTGGCTTACATTAACATCGGATGCTACTATTTGCTTGGGGCACCACTTGGGTATTTGATGGGCTGGACATTTGACCAAGGAGTTATG GGTGTTTGGGCTGGAATGATTTTTGGTGGGACTGCAGTTCAAACATTGATATTAGCAATAATCACGATGCGATGCGACTGGGATAAAGAG GCTAACAAAGCAACCATCCATGTAGAGAAGTGGGCAGAAGGCATCTAA